One Moorella sp. E308F DNA segment encodes these proteins:
- a CDS encoding citrate/2-methylcitrate synthase, with product MEDKSYLERLAALAEKNNYIEPTLYEKYNVKRGLRNSDGTGVLVGLTEIGEVHGYILDEGERIPDQGRLLYRGIDIWDIVTNFQAEGRFGFEEVSYLLLFGELPNRQDLVNFSNLLAENRSLPDGFVEDMILKAPSNDIMNKLARSVLASYSYDKNPDDLSIKNVVRQSIELIARFPIMVAYGYQAKAHYHGNQSLYIHLPQKELSTAENFLYMIRPNNQYSRLEAELLDLALVLHAEHGGGNNSTFTVHVVSSTGTDIYSVIAAAVGSLKGPKHGGANIKVMEMMDDIKNNVKDWADEEEVKYYLTKILNKEAFDKKGLIYGLGHAVYTLSDPRAVLLKAKAAELAKEKNMEDEFGLYLTIEKVGPELFASKKGNEKIIAPNVDFYSGFVYKMLNIPVELYTPIFAIARISGWCAHLLEELVSGGRIIRPAYKNVIGKRKYIPLEQR from the coding sequence ATAGAAGACAAGAGCTACCTGGAACGACTTGCTGCACTGGCTGAAAAAAATAATTACATCGAGCCTACTTTATATGAAAAATACAATGTAAAACGGGGCTTGCGCAACAGCGATGGCACCGGCGTGCTGGTAGGGCTTACGGAAATCGGGGAAGTCCACGGTTACATTCTAGATGAAGGCGAAAGGATTCCCGATCAGGGACGGTTGCTCTACCGGGGAATTGACATCTGGGATATTGTCACAAATTTCCAGGCGGAAGGACGCTTTGGTTTTGAAGAAGTTTCTTATCTCCTTCTCTTCGGAGAACTGCCTAACCGTCAGGACCTGGTTAATTTTAGCAATCTCCTGGCAGAAAACCGCAGCCTCCCTGATGGATTTGTTGAAGATATGATTTTAAAAGCCCCTAGTAATGATATTATGAATAAATTAGCGAGGAGCGTTTTAGCATCTTATTCCTATGATAAAAACCCGGATGATTTAAGTATCAAAAACGTCGTCAGGCAGAGTATTGAGCTGATTGCCCGCTTCCCCATCATGGTGGCTTATGGTTACCAGGCTAAAGCCCATTATCATGGAAATCAAAGTTTGTATATTCACCTACCGCAAAAAGAGCTGAGCACTGCCGAAAATTTCCTATACATGATCAGGCCTAACAACCAGTACAGCCGTCTGGAAGCCGAATTGCTGGACCTTGCGCTGGTACTCCATGCTGAGCACGGCGGAGGGAACAACTCAACCTTTACCGTCCATGTTGTTTCCTCGACAGGGACAGATATATACTCCGTTATTGCGGCCGCGGTCGGTTCACTAAAGGGGCCTAAGCACGGCGGCGCCAATATTAAAGTTATGGAAATGATGGATGATATAAAGAACAATGTAAAAGACTGGGCCGATGAAGAAGAAGTTAAATATTACCTGACCAAAATTCTCAACAAGGAAGCCTTTGACAAAAAAGGATTAATCTATGGCCTCGGCCATGCCGTTTACACCCTGTCCGATCCCCGGGCTGTATTATTAAAAGCCAAGGCTGCTGAACTCGCTAAAGAGAAAAACATGGAAGATGAATTCGGCCTCTACCTGACCATAGAAAAAGTTGGACCCGAATTATTTGCCTCTAAAAAAGGAAATGAAAAGATTATCGCTCCCAATGTGGACTTCTACTCGGGTTTTGTGTACAAGATGTTAAATATTCCCGTGGAGCTTTATACCCCAATTTTTGCCATAGCCAGGATCTCCGGCTGGTGTGCCCACCTGCTGGAAGAACTGGTAAGTGGAGGCAGGATTATCAGACCGGCCTACAAAAATGTGATTGGTAAAAGAAAGTATATTCCCCTGGAGCAAAGGTAA
- a CDS encoding AAA-associated domain-containing protein — MDAGPLPQVGIGMVIGLLEMLEDVRGREDIFKLAGSLSMELDDIGPVIEAAKVLGFIETTNGDITLTGLGSQLLNAGINKRKDIVAGRLQQLPVFKEVLELINSRRGRQVRREQVISRFARRMSDEDAELLFKTLVDWGRYAGIIGYDTKGEVLYLDEEE; from the coding sequence GTGGACGCCGGGCCTTTACCCCAGGTAGGTATAGGGATGGTCATCGGCCTGCTCGAAATGCTGGAGGATGTCCGGGGAAGAGAAGATATCTTTAAGCTGGCCGGCAGTCTTTCGATGGAACTGGATGATATCGGGCCGGTCATAGAAGCGGCTAAGGTGCTGGGCTTTATTGAAACTACCAACGGTGATATTACCTTGACCGGGCTGGGTTCCCAGCTACTAAATGCCGGCATAAATAAGCGTAAAGACATAGTTGCCGGCCGGCTGCAGCAGCTGCCGGTCTTTAAAGAGGTCCTGGAGCTAATTAACTCCAGGCGTGGACGGCAGGTGCGGCGGGAGCAGGTTATCAGCCGTTTTGCCCGCAGGATGTCTGATGAGGATGCTGAACTCCTGTTTAAAACCCTTGTGGACTGGGGACGGTATGCCGGGATTATCGGTTATGATACTAAAGGTGAAGTTTTATATTTGGATGAGGAAGAATAA
- the sfsA gene encoding DNA/RNA nuclease SfsA codes for MVKLPENLIKARFLIRPNRFTVVAERGGQHLTAFLADPGRLAELLLPGTELYLAPAQAGEKRKTVYDVVLLHRNGTFISLDSRLPNRLFAAAFRSGGLGAFQGYRQLTAEVRVGSSRLDFLLTVGGEKEAGLPGEGLPPCYVEVKSVTLVNSDRVALFPDAPTSRGSRHLQELMALRDRGCRAAVVFIIQREDALIFAPNEATDPLFARTLREAAAAGVEVYAYRCRISPVAARLSTAVPVKLA; via the coding sequence ATGGTCAAGCTGCCTGAAAATCTGATCAAAGCTCGTTTCCTTATCCGGCCCAACCGCTTTACCGTAGTAGCGGAAAGGGGCGGGCAGCATTTAACAGCTTTTCTGGCCGACCCCGGGCGGCTGGCAGAATTGCTGTTACCCGGAACCGAGCTTTACCTGGCCCCGGCGCAAGCCGGGGAAAAGCGGAAAACTGTCTACGACGTGGTTTTGTTACACCGGAACGGCACCTTTATTTCTCTGGACAGCCGCCTGCCCAACCGCCTTTTTGCCGCTGCCTTCCGTTCCGGCGGACTGGGGGCCTTTCAGGGCTACCGGCAGCTAACGGCGGAAGTCCGGGTCGGCTCCAGCCGCCTGGATTTTTTGTTGACCGTGGGAGGGGAGAAAGAGGCGGGACTACCTGGTGAAGGATTACCACCGTGTTATGTTGAGGTCAAGTCAGTAACTCTGGTAAACAGCGATAGGGTGGCCCTGTTTCCCGACGCCCCCACCAGTCGCGGCAGCCGCCACCTGCAAGAGCTGATGGCTTTGCGGGACAGGGGTTGCCGGGCGGCGGTGGTGTTTATAATCCAGCGGGAAGACGCCCTGATCTTTGCTCCCAATGAAGCCACCGATCCTCTTTTTGCCCGGACTTTGCGGGAAGCGGCGGCTGCCGGGGTCGAAGTTTATGCCTATCGCTGCCGCATCAGCCCGGTGGCGGCCCGCCTCAGTACTGCCGTACCTGTAAAGCTGGCCTGA
- a CDS encoding accessory gene regulator B family protein: protein MVLGSGFLSLAISAWLAPVTSRAKPINSPALRRKFHRVAVRVTITVPVMLLFISGRRPTLALAGAAGLSWQGAIIYLASVSRQKEVKPG from the coding sequence GTGGTTTTGGGCAGCGGCTTTTTAAGTTTGGCCATCAGCGCCTGGCTGGCCCCGGTAACGAGCCGGGCCAAACCGATAAACTCTCCTGCTTTGCGGCGCAAGTTTCACCGGGTGGCCGTAAGAGTCACGATAACAGTGCCGGTAATGTTGCTTTTCATAAGTGGGCGACGGCCCACCCTGGCCCTGGCCGGGGCTGCCGGCCTGAGCTGGCAGGGTGCCATTATTTATCTTGCCAGCGTAAGCCGGCAGAAGGAGGTGAAACCGGGATGA